A window of the Gossypium hirsutum isolate 1008001.06 chromosome A05, Gossypium_hirsutum_v2.1, whole genome shotgun sequence genome harbors these coding sequences:
- the LOC107959022 gene encoding protein ENHANCED DISEASE RESISTANCE 2 isoform X1 codes for MAGSQIGELKMEGWLHIIRSNRIGLQYSRKRYFVLEDHLLKSFKSMPVSNLQEPDRSVIIDSCIRVTDNGRESIHSNVFFIFTLYNSSNHNDQLKLGASSPEEAARWIQSFQEAALKGGTYPGNDVACSKSRWQSFRSTGSSNTNHNNSIDWTLCSSTKMDRVTSDVVAPSPWTIFGCQNGLRLFKEAKDRDSHGKWDDHPAIMAVGVIDGTSEAIFQTLMSLGPSRSEWDFCFYKGSVIEHLDGHTDIIHKRLYGDWLPMGMKRRDLLLRRYWRREDDGTYVILYHSVFHKKCPPQKSYIRACLKSGGYVISPLNEEKHSVVKHMLAIDWKFWKSYLKTSAARSITIRMLERVAALRELFKAKQGKYPSADISSGELIQAVRLQRSEEDCVVDMCTQIEAGKSKEILSEGMEKAPSEHSSLVGLNDAADEFFDVPEPTDYDQSTDGWDSDYAPEVYSQDTRQTKLSTAAVFVKKLHDLAGVQKRGYMDLQDMTKEDGICCSYGNTLPKDPTCTLPCSWTAAEPSTFLIRGENYLEDCKKFKAKGTLMQMVAADWLRSDKREDDLGGRPGGIVQKYAAQGGPEFFFIVNIQVPGSATYSLALYYIMNTPVEDSPLLYNFINGDDAYRNSRFKLIPYISKGSWIVKQSVGKKACLIGQALEINYFRGKNYLELGIDIGSSTVARGVVSLVLGYLNNLVIEMAFLIQANTEEELPEYLLGTCRLNHLDASKSITVKV; via the exons GAACCTGATCGAAGTGTTATTATTGATTCCTGCATTCGAGTTACAGACAATGGGAGAGAGAGCATTCACAGCAAC GTATTCTTCATATTCACTCTTTATAATAGTTCTAATCACAATGATCAACTTAAG CTAGGAGCTAGTAGTCCTGAGGAAGCAGCAAGATGGATTCAATCCTTCCAGGAAGCAGCTTTAAAG GGTGGTACATACCCTGGAAATGATGTTGCTTGTTCAAAGAGCAGATGGCAGTCCTTTAG ATCGACTGGTTCCAGTAACACAAATCATAACAATTCTATTGACTGGACTCTTTGTTCATCCACAAAGATGGACAGAGTGACATCTGATGTTGTAGCACCTTCACCTTGGACAATCTTTGGCTGTCAGAATG GTCTTAGACTGTTTAAAGAAGCTAAAGATAGGGATTCTCATGGAAAG TGGGATGATCATCCTGCGATCATGGCTGTGGGTGTCATAGATGGAACTTCAGAAGCCATTTTCCAGACACTTATGTCTCTTGGACCCTCAAGATCAGA ATGGGATTTCTGTTTCTACAAGGGTAGTGTGATTGAACATCTTGATGGTCATACTGATATCATTCACAAGCGGCTATACGGTGATTGGTTACCTAT gggaatgaaaaggagggatcTCTTGTTGCGCCGCTATTGGAGAAGAGAAGATGATGGAACATATG TTATTCTGTACCACTCAGTGTTTCACAAGAAGTGCCCCCCACAGAAAAGCTATATCCGTGCCTGCCTTAAAA GTGGTGGATATGTCATATCTCCTCTGAATGAAGAAAAACACTCAGTTGTAAAACACATGCTTGCAATTGATTGGAAGTTCTGGAAATCTTATCTTAAAACTTCTGCAGCCCGATCTATTACCATCCGTATGCTTGAGAGAGTTGCTG CGTTAAGAGAGTTATTCAAagcaaaacaaggaaaatatcCTTCTGCTGATATTTCATCTGGAGAGTTGATACAGGCTGTTAGGTTGCAACGGAGTGAAGAGGACTGTGTAGTTGATATGTGCACACAGATAGAGGCTGGAAAATCAAAGGAAATTTTGAGTGAAGGAATGGAAAAGGCACCTTCAGAGCACTCGAGTCTGGTAGGTCTTAATGATGCTGCCGATGAATTCTTTGATGTTCCAGAACCAACAGACTATGATCAATCAACAGATGGGTGGGATTCTGACTATGCTCCTGAAGTATACTCTCAG GATACACGCCAAACAAAGTTATCAACTGCTGCTGTTTTTGTGAAAAAGTTACATGATCTTGCAGGTG TCCAGAAAAGGGGCTACATGGACTTACAAGACATGACGAAGGAAGATGGCATATGTTGCTCCTATGGAAACACTCTTCCCAAAGATCCAACTTGTACATTACCCTGCAGTTGGACAGCGGCAGAACCCTCCACATTTTTAATTCGTGGGGAGAATTACCTAGAAGATTGTAAGAAG ttTAAGGCAAAGGGCACATTAATGCAAATGGTCGCTGCAGATTGGCTAAGATCTGACAAACGCGAAGATGATCTAGGAGGGCGTCCTGGGGGCATTGTTCAG AAATATGCTGCTCAGGGTGGACCAGAGTTTTTCTTCATTGTAAACATACAG GTGCCAGGTTCAGCAACATATAGCCTAGCACTATACTATATTATGAATACTCCAGTCGAAGATTCACCCTTACTGTATAACTTCATCAATGGTGATGACGCATATAGAAATTCAAGGTTTAAGCTCATTCCATATATATCAAAG GGGTCGTGGATAGTCAAGCAGAGTGTCGGAAAGAAAGCTTGTCTCATTGGCCAAGcattggaaattaattatttccGTGGGAAGAACTACTTGGAG CTTGGGATTGACATTGGGTCATCGACGGTGGCAAGAGGCGTGGTCAGTCTTGTGCTTGGTTACCTCAACAATCTGGTTATTGAAATGGCATTTTTGATACAG gcAAATACAGAAGAGGAGCTACCAGAGTATCTTCTTGGAACATGCCGGCTGAACCATCTTGACGCATCAAAATCTATTACAGTAAAagtatga
- the LOC107959022 gene encoding protein ENHANCED DISEASE RESISTANCE 2-like isoform X2 — protein sequence MAGSQIGELKMEGWLHIIRSNRIGLQYSRKRYFVLEDHLLKSFKSMPVSNLQEPDRSVIIDSCIRVTDNGRESIHSNVFFIFTLYNSSNHNDQLKLGASSPEEAARWIQSFQEAALKGGTYPGNDVACSKSRWQSFRSTGSSNTNHNNSIDWTLCSSTKMDRVTSDVVAPSPWTIFGCQNGLRLFKEAKDRDSHGKWDDHPAIMAVGVIDGTSEAIFQTLMSLGPSRSEWDFCFYKGSVIEHLDGHTDIIHKRLYGDWLPMGMKRRDLLLRRYWRREDDGTYVILYHSVFHKKCPPQKSYIRACLKSGGYVISPLNEEKHSVVKHMLAIDWKFWKSYLKTSAARSITIRMLERVAALRELFKAKQGKYPSADISSGELIQAVRLQRSEEDCVVDMCTQIEAGKSKEILSEGMEKAPSEHSSLVGLNDAADEFFDVPEPTDYDQSTDGWDSDYAPEVYSQDTRQTKLSTAAVFVKKLHDLAVQKRGYMDLQDMTKEDGICCSYGNTLPKDPTCTLPCSWTAAEPSTFLIRGENYLEDCKKFKAKGTLMQMVAADWLRSDKREDDLGGRPGGIVQKYAAQGGPEFFFIVNIQVPGSATYSLALYYIMNTPVEDSPLLYNFINGDDAYRNSRFKLIPYISKGSWIVKQSVGKKACLIGQALEINYFRGKNYLELGIDIGSSTVARGVVSLVLGYLNNLVIEMAFLIQANTEEELPEYLLGTCRLNHLDASKSITVKV from the exons GAACCTGATCGAAGTGTTATTATTGATTCCTGCATTCGAGTTACAGACAATGGGAGAGAGAGCATTCACAGCAAC GTATTCTTCATATTCACTCTTTATAATAGTTCTAATCACAATGATCAACTTAAG CTAGGAGCTAGTAGTCCTGAGGAAGCAGCAAGATGGATTCAATCCTTCCAGGAAGCAGCTTTAAAG GGTGGTACATACCCTGGAAATGATGTTGCTTGTTCAAAGAGCAGATGGCAGTCCTTTAG ATCGACTGGTTCCAGTAACACAAATCATAACAATTCTATTGACTGGACTCTTTGTTCATCCACAAAGATGGACAGAGTGACATCTGATGTTGTAGCACCTTCACCTTGGACAATCTTTGGCTGTCAGAATG GTCTTAGACTGTTTAAAGAAGCTAAAGATAGGGATTCTCATGGAAAG TGGGATGATCATCCTGCGATCATGGCTGTGGGTGTCATAGATGGAACTTCAGAAGCCATTTTCCAGACACTTATGTCTCTTGGACCCTCAAGATCAGA ATGGGATTTCTGTTTCTACAAGGGTAGTGTGATTGAACATCTTGATGGTCATACTGATATCATTCACAAGCGGCTATACGGTGATTGGTTACCTAT gggaatgaaaaggagggatcTCTTGTTGCGCCGCTATTGGAGAAGAGAAGATGATGGAACATATG TTATTCTGTACCACTCAGTGTTTCACAAGAAGTGCCCCCCACAGAAAAGCTATATCCGTGCCTGCCTTAAAA GTGGTGGATATGTCATATCTCCTCTGAATGAAGAAAAACACTCAGTTGTAAAACACATGCTTGCAATTGATTGGAAGTTCTGGAAATCTTATCTTAAAACTTCTGCAGCCCGATCTATTACCATCCGTATGCTTGAGAGAGTTGCTG CGTTAAGAGAGTTATTCAAagcaaaacaaggaaaatatcCTTCTGCTGATATTTCATCTGGAGAGTTGATACAGGCTGTTAGGTTGCAACGGAGTGAAGAGGACTGTGTAGTTGATATGTGCACACAGATAGAGGCTGGAAAATCAAAGGAAATTTTGAGTGAAGGAATGGAAAAGGCACCTTCAGAGCACTCGAGTCTGGTAGGTCTTAATGATGCTGCCGATGAATTCTTTGATGTTCCAGAACCAACAGACTATGATCAATCAACAGATGGGTGGGATTCTGACTATGCTCCTGAAGTATACTCTCAG GATACACGCCAAACAAAGTTATCAACTGCTGCTGTTTTTGTGAAAAAGTTACATGATCTTGCAG TCCAGAAAAGGGGCTACATGGACTTACAAGACATGACGAAGGAAGATGGCATATGTTGCTCCTATGGAAACACTCTTCCCAAAGATCCAACTTGTACATTACCCTGCAGTTGGACAGCGGCAGAACCCTCCACATTTTTAATTCGTGGGGAGAATTACCTAGAAGATTGTAAGAAG ttTAAGGCAAAGGGCACATTAATGCAAATGGTCGCTGCAGATTGGCTAAGATCTGACAAACGCGAAGATGATCTAGGAGGGCGTCCTGGGGGCATTGTTCAG AAATATGCTGCTCAGGGTGGACCAGAGTTTTTCTTCATTGTAAACATACAG GTGCCAGGTTCAGCAACATATAGCCTAGCACTATACTATATTATGAATACTCCAGTCGAAGATTCACCCTTACTGTATAACTTCATCAATGGTGATGACGCATATAGAAATTCAAGGTTTAAGCTCATTCCATATATATCAAAG GGGTCGTGGATAGTCAAGCAGAGTGTCGGAAAGAAAGCTTGTCTCATTGGCCAAGcattggaaattaattatttccGTGGGAAGAACTACTTGGAG CTTGGGATTGACATTGGGTCATCGACGGTGGCAAGAGGCGTGGTCAGTCTTGTGCTTGGTTACCTCAACAATCTGGTTATTGAAATGGCATTTTTGATACAG gcAAATACAGAAGAGGAGCTACCAGAGTATCTTCTTGGAACATGCCGGCTGAACCATCTTGACGCATCAAAATCTATTACAGTAAAagtatga
- the LOC107959022 gene encoding protein ENHANCED DISEASE RESISTANCE 2-like isoform X3: MAGSQIGELKMEGWLHIIRSNRIGLQYSRKRYFVLEDHLLKSFKSMPVSNLQEPDRSVIIDSCIRVTDNGRESIHSNVFFIFTLYNSSNHNDQLKLGASSPEEAARWIQSFQEAALKGGTYPGNDVACSKSRWQSFRSTGSSNTNHNNSIDWTLCSSTKMDRVTSDVVAPSPWTIFGCQNGLRLFKEAKDRDSHGKWDDHPAIMAVGVIDGTSEAIFQTLMSLGPSRSEWDFCFYKGSVIEHLDGHTDIIHKRLYGDWLPMGMKRRDLLLRRYWRREDDGTYVILYHSVFHKKCPPQKSYIRACLKSNAVRLQRSEEDCVVDMCTQIEAGKSKEILSEGMEKAPSEHSSLVGLNDAADEFFDVPEPTDYDQSTDGWDSDYAPEVYSQDTRQTKLSTAAVFVKKLHDLAGVQKRGYMDLQDMTKEDGICCSYGNTLPKDPTCTLPCSWTAAEPSTFLIRGENYLEDCKKFKAKGTLMQMVAADWLRSDKREDDLGGRPGGIVQKYAAQGGPEFFFIVNIQVPGSATYSLALYYIMNTPVEDSPLLYNFINGDDAYRNSRFKLIPYISKGSWIVKQSVGKKACLIGQALEINYFRGKNYLELGIDIGSSTVARGVVSLVLGYLNNLVIEMAFLIQANTEEELPEYLLGTCRLNHLDASKSITVKV, translated from the exons GAACCTGATCGAAGTGTTATTATTGATTCCTGCATTCGAGTTACAGACAATGGGAGAGAGAGCATTCACAGCAAC GTATTCTTCATATTCACTCTTTATAATAGTTCTAATCACAATGATCAACTTAAG CTAGGAGCTAGTAGTCCTGAGGAAGCAGCAAGATGGATTCAATCCTTCCAGGAAGCAGCTTTAAAG GGTGGTACATACCCTGGAAATGATGTTGCTTGTTCAAAGAGCAGATGGCAGTCCTTTAG ATCGACTGGTTCCAGTAACACAAATCATAACAATTCTATTGACTGGACTCTTTGTTCATCCACAAAGATGGACAGAGTGACATCTGATGTTGTAGCACCTTCACCTTGGACAATCTTTGGCTGTCAGAATG GTCTTAGACTGTTTAAAGAAGCTAAAGATAGGGATTCTCATGGAAAG TGGGATGATCATCCTGCGATCATGGCTGTGGGTGTCATAGATGGAACTTCAGAAGCCATTTTCCAGACACTTATGTCTCTTGGACCCTCAAGATCAGA ATGGGATTTCTGTTTCTACAAGGGTAGTGTGATTGAACATCTTGATGGTCATACTGATATCATTCACAAGCGGCTATACGGTGATTGGTTACCTAT gggaatgaaaaggagggatcTCTTGTTGCGCCGCTATTGGAGAAGAGAAGATGATGGAACATATG TTATTCTGTACCACTCAGTGTTTCACAAGAAGTGCCCCCCACAGAAAAGCTATATCCGTGCCTGCCTTAAAAGTAAT GCTGTTAGGTTGCAACGGAGTGAAGAGGACTGTGTAGTTGATATGTGCACACAGATAGAGGCTGGAAAATCAAAGGAAATTTTGAGTGAAGGAATGGAAAAGGCACCTTCAGAGCACTCGAGTCTGGTAGGTCTTAATGATGCTGCCGATGAATTCTTTGATGTTCCAGAACCAACAGACTATGATCAATCAACAGATGGGTGGGATTCTGACTATGCTCCTGAAGTATACTCTCAG GATACACGCCAAACAAAGTTATCAACTGCTGCTGTTTTTGTGAAAAAGTTACATGATCTTGCAGGTG TCCAGAAAAGGGGCTACATGGACTTACAAGACATGACGAAGGAAGATGGCATATGTTGCTCCTATGGAAACACTCTTCCCAAAGATCCAACTTGTACATTACCCTGCAGTTGGACAGCGGCAGAACCCTCCACATTTTTAATTCGTGGGGAGAATTACCTAGAAGATTGTAAGAAG ttTAAGGCAAAGGGCACATTAATGCAAATGGTCGCTGCAGATTGGCTAAGATCTGACAAACGCGAAGATGATCTAGGAGGGCGTCCTGGGGGCATTGTTCAG AAATATGCTGCTCAGGGTGGACCAGAGTTTTTCTTCATTGTAAACATACAG GTGCCAGGTTCAGCAACATATAGCCTAGCACTATACTATATTATGAATACTCCAGTCGAAGATTCACCCTTACTGTATAACTTCATCAATGGTGATGACGCATATAGAAATTCAAGGTTTAAGCTCATTCCATATATATCAAAG GGGTCGTGGATAGTCAAGCAGAGTGTCGGAAAGAAAGCTTGTCTCATTGGCCAAGcattggaaattaattatttccGTGGGAAGAACTACTTGGAG CTTGGGATTGACATTGGGTCATCGACGGTGGCAAGAGGCGTGGTCAGTCTTGTGCTTGGTTACCTCAACAATCTGGTTATTGAAATGGCATTTTTGATACAG gcAAATACAGAAGAGGAGCTACCAGAGTATCTTCTTGGAACATGCCGGCTGAACCATCTTGACGCATCAAAATCTATTACAGTAAAagtatga